The DNA segment AGCAGAGAgaaattttaatcatttgtCTAGGAAAACTTGTAGAAATTAATTTACTCATTTGATACCAATATTACTATATTAGTATTATAATCTAGAACTGAGCTCAAATTTCTtgcaaatgtaatatttttattagttacaGCCACATAACCatcatagataaaaaataaaatcactatACATATATGGGAAAGAAAATATATGCATAATTAAGATGATTATGATGAAATTTTTAGAATCTGAAtaacaaatcaataaaaaaaaggcatATAGTAGTCGAATATGTATATTATAAGCATAAAAGGAAATTCTATATGTAAGTTATATGATCAAttgcaaatttaaaattttcaagtttgtgtattaggagaaagagaaattgaaagagggagggagagagatAGTACTCTGCTGGTGTAGACATGTTGAAAGAAAAGGGTGATAGCAGTGCATGCAAGAGTTGAACTTCTTCAAGCAGAATAAAGGAAGTTGTATTTAAATAGTAGTATTTTGGAAATTCCAAAGAGTAGAGTCAAGAGTGGGCATTATAAAACGCGTTAGCGAAACAAGAGATTTTGGAAGTATTGAGTATTGACTATTCATTGTTCAAAGTCTATCATCAAATGCAGAATTGACTTATTGACTTTGTCATCTTCTTATAGTCTTTTAATTTCCATTCCACCACTCACCATCGTTTAGTTCCGAGAAATTTTCTTATGCATTTATGTAGATATATATACTTTCCTATTTTTCATACAGTTCTTTTGAGGCGTATCTTACAATTTAGACtcatatatagatttttttccttttaaggaataataataataatagactaaaatatttttttatcattaataaatatccaaattttataattgttttttataaaaaaaatttacatcaaATCTCtgataaaataacaaatttatttttaatctttgacACTTTTTTTAGTCTTCAATATATTAGTAAatttaaagagacaaacaacaaatgaaatttttttatcggAGATCAAACATAAAATTCACTAGTTTATCAGAAATTCaatgcaaatttttttttattaagaaataaatatacaatttactaatttaattgattttgagaGATGAGTTTATTCCTTAACAATTGagcacaaaaatttaaataaaggaaattttaatttttataattttagaattcaatttcatcccttaatttttcaaaaatgataCAAGTTGGAGTGAACATTAAGATAACTCTTAGAACATCTGAACAATGAATCATCTACTCTTTTAATAGTATTCCATTCGTTGAACGATCTAAGTCTAATTCTAGAATTTCTTttgtaatatttgtttttataagatGGCATAAGGCAGTGAGGTGTACTCTAATTAACCTTTTCTTGGTGTATTTGCCTTGAAAAGCAAGTCAAGGAAAACTTGCAGTTGAGCCTGAAAATGCTTGGGGTAAATAATACTTGTAACCTTGTATCTCCTTTTTGACAAAGTTTTAAACATCATCCTTCACATAAGACAATACTACATCTCCAAagatttgtgaattttttttttaatcacagtTTAACTTcccttttcttgtttttctatACCTAACATGATTGAGTATCaaaattaagaacaaaaaacagtaacaacaaaatatttttatttaatttttacatctAACATTtccctctaaaaaaaattaaattttataaataaatataataaataaattcaaaatagtcaatAAATGAATGCTTGAATTCATATACTACTCAATGATGAAACaattactgataaaaaaaggaATGAAATAATGAAAGGCCATTATTCttcctcttaaaaaaataaaaaaatgtttttttttataaagtatgCCATAAAAGTCCACTATGTATTTagatactaataattaatactacTACTCCAAACTGAAATATAAACACACTAATTACGAaagttaattaatcaatttaatcgtaagaattttaattaaaaagtatttttctctCAACTTTCTCTATATTAAGAATAAGAAAGAATTATTAAAACTAGCactcaattaaattattttagagataataatattaaataaagtaaaattaatattttaaaaaaaaatcttgtatttAAGATTTGAGGAAATACATAACATAACTTGAAAGAGGTTGAACACACCTGACACCACATTGATAGGAGTAGTGACGAGTTGAGTTCTGATTTTCCGTTCCCGCGACGCTCAACGCAcaacttaaaataaacaaaatactaaataacataacataataaCATACACCTCTTTGTTCAATTAATTTTGGTGTTCGTTTCTCACCAAGGTTATTTTCCTCATTTCTCCCAATCTATTTCCTTAGATCTTAAAACTGTTTTCTATTGGCATTTTCCTCTGATTCGTCGTTCTTTGTgggtttgtttgatttttgattttgtattttgtgaGAGATTAGATCATGGAGGAAAGGAAACAATCGCGTTACGTGAAGCTGACTAAGGACAATGTTTCTTTGGAAGATATCACGCCTGGTGAACTCAATCAGCCAATTGAGGTTCCTCAGGTTTCGATTCCATTCATACCCatcttgccttttttttttttttaattgaattttcgtTCATTAATGGTGATTTTTATTTGGATGCTGGATTCATTCATACCCatcttgcttttctttttttctttaatttcattgatgaatggtgattttttttctctgattTCTAGAATAGCCAACGTCATGGTTTTTTAAATAGTGGTCACGGTCGTGGTTTCGTCAAATTCTTTGACATTGGAAGAGATTGCAGATAGATGTGGCTAATGATGTGGCCTCGTATAGTCCAAAAACCTTGACGTCGCAGCCGAAATATGGTTGCAGACTATTTTCTTTGGATGCTgggttgtttgtttgttttctttaataGTGTCCTTAGTCAGCCGAAAATGTTGGGTTGTTTTAAATTGCGATCATGGTCCCGGTTTTGTCGCGATACTCAGTTTTGTTGGAAATTGTAGACAAATGTGGATCGATGTAGTCGCAATTGTGGTCTCAGAGACCCCAGAAACCTTGATATTGCTGCCGAAATTGTGGTAGCAAACTGTTTTCTAACATCTCCCAATGGAGATGATATTCATGAGGAAACCTTGTTGAAGGGTTTTAGGTGCAATCTGGATGTATGTAGTTTTTTACTTGTTCATGAATTCTAGTCGTGTAAGTGAAGAAAGTGACAGTGGCGTCCAATGTTTGTGCTTGCATTTGTTGAGATGGAGACATAGAATGTGAATTTGGGTGGCAAGATCGGGTTGAAGATTGCttggttgaaacttgaaaatgTGTTATAATGAGTTAACATTCTTCACCTATATTGTTGCAATGTTATGTGTGTTAGTTCATTAAATGTCTGTAACAAGGTGGAAATGTGAAGTCTGAAGTAAATTGTGATACAGTTTGCCTTGATTATATCTAAAATTGGAACTGTTGTCAGTTTGAAGTTCTAATACTTTATAATAGTACTTTACAGGAATTAGTtgtagtattttcattttgtcataaaaaaattcaatgggAATAGTTCTTGATTTGAGCAAGAAAGAATTCAGTAACGAAACAGCTAAGCCTTGTATCACATGGTGAGGTTGGTCTCAATCTCAAGCCTAGGGGGAAAGGGTTGTATTTGGAAGTTAGCAGCCAATGTGCAACCTTGTCAAATCTTTTGTAACATTgcaagagaaaacaaaattaaaatttgaatagatttTGCGTGTGCTTTGTTTGGTGAGTTTTAATACTGTATAAGTTAGTAGACAGCTATTTGCTTACGGTTTTTAATTCTTTGCAGTTGGCTGTTCACAAGTGCATGGAATGTGGGCAGCCATTACCTGAAAGCTATACACCTCCTGCTGATGAACCTTGGATGACTGGGATCTTTGGATGCACTGGAGATCGGGAAAATTGTAAGTTAATGCATGACCAAGCTGTCAAATTTTGCTAGAGTCAGGGTGTTATCTGTTATCTATATTGGACAAACCAAATTGTCTTGAgagtgagactaaaaataatctAATGTCATATGATTCCTTTGACCGTTAATCCTTACCATGAAAATTTCcatatttaatatgttaaattatgggTGAACTTGCTGAGCACTAGAATATGAAGGAATTATTTAAATGACTATATTAGAAGTATTCTCAGTTGAAATGATTAAGCAGAAAATTGCTTGGTTTTTATACGATTTCAACTTAATGGCAGGCTTGACAGGACTGTTTTGTCCTTGTGTTTTATTTGGGCGCAATGTAGAAACCTTGCATGAAGAAACTCCTTGGACTGGACCATGCGTTTGTCATGCCATTTTTGTTGAGGGTGGCATTGCTCTGGCAACTGCAACTGCAATCTTTAATGGTTTCATTGACCCAGGGACATCATTTCTCATTTTTGAGGGCTTATTTTTTACTTGGTGGATGTGTGGCATTTATACTGGTCAGGTTCGACAAAACTTACAGAAGAAGTATCACTTGCAGGTATGTGTTGAATATCTTTTCCACTTGGACTAGTAAACTTTAAGGATGGAatagtatatatatgtgtgtgtgcgcGCGCGCGGATCAAATACTCATCTGCTGAGAAATAATGCTTCTTCTTATTGCAAATGTGTAATGTAGATTtcattatatgttaaaaaaaaatctcctttGTGTAGGAATCTGTATATATCAAATACTCATCTGACATAGTAACTAGTAAGACCTTTTTGACTGGAACCGTACATGCATATTTTGAACAACTTTGAATGAAATAGATATGAAGATATACTTGATGGTCTGTAATCTAACAATGAAAACCTGATAAATGAATGTATGGACATGATTCTAGTGTTATTCTTGGTGAATTGAAACACGAACTTTCAGCAAGTCTGGCATCAAATGTCAACAGTTTTAAACCAACCATGTAGTTTGAGAAATGATGTTTTCTTACAAGATAAATTTTTAGTGATTGAAAAACTACTAGTCTGGTAACGAGAATAAAAGAACTCTAGAATGCTGTCCTCATTATTAGGAAAGGACCTTTAGCCGGAAATTGAAGCAATAATACACAATAAATATTCTGTTAAAACTTATCAAATTTACTTAAACTTTGTTGTTGCCATCTCTTTTCCAATACCTATACAGAGGAGAGGGAAAAAAATAGCTAATGCTATCAATGTTTCAATGTAGTAAAAGGAAAGGCACCCTTAAAATGCCAAGTGGCTTAATGACTTGGGGCGAAAGTGCATGCTAAGCATTTCAGTACAAAAAGACATCAGTTTCCTAAAAAAAACATGGCATTagtattagaaaaagaaaatagaaatatatttgactatttttcattgttttttcataaaatttactaCTTAAACATTTCATTcgtattataaataaaagattatgaTATTCAATTTATGAAATCCTAAGCTGCTTGCTGGCTGCTGCTGCTAAAAGTCGGAAAAACCAAAAACTGTTATTCTTTTAACATTCAGGCCATGTTACTTTCTTTAGTGTCTCATTCACTAAGTTAGATGACTGGGTTTTCCAGTTTGACTAATACTGATGAGATGTTAGAGATGTGCCTTGCCTTAGCCAGAGGCACGCACACACCTTGCCTTGCTTTGGTGCCTTTGTGTACATTGCACTGTTTTGCATCTCATTTTTTCCTCTAAATCTCATTAAGCTGGCACAATAAAAGAAGcatttttttctccaaagcaagtcaaaccaaacacacaagtaacatttcaattttctttttctcctttagCTTTTATGGTTTTCCCAGCACATAAACCTTGTTTTGCTGTTAAGATTTTCTCACTCAATCTTTTGATGACTGCAGAACTCACCATGTGATCCATGTTGTGTGCACTGCTGCATGCACTGGTGTGCCTTGTGTCAAGAGCACAGGGAGATGAAAGGAAGGCTTTCTGACAGTATTTTCTCTGAGACAACCATTGTAAATGCTCCTCCCGTTCAAGAGATGAAGTCTACTGATGACAAGGAACATCCTGAAACCTCTTCTTCTGCTAATAGCAATGAGCATACTGGTTTGGAATTGCAGGTTGTATAGGGCATTACCCTTGTTAATATCGAAAAGAATTTTCGAATTTTGCTTGTTAGAGAATAATTTTCTTCGACCTCTGAGTTGAGTTCCTTGTGTTACATTGGACATGTAGGTCACACATAGAAAACACTTCTGCTTTCAAGTGCCAACTTAAAttgaattcatatatatatatatatatatatatatatatatatatatatatatatatatatatatatatatatatatatatttttagaatatcaTTGACTTCTTCAATTCGCTGAATCCAtctatcttttacttttttggtatttttatttaGCTTTAAAATGAGcatgtaaatttatttattaagtttttcaacataaatttattgaaagatGATGCTCTATTCACAAATCCAACGACTTTTGCCTCCTTTTCCTGCGGAATGCATGTAAACATTAGGGCCGTAAATGACAATCCATTGTGAAGCAAATGGAATAAAATTATGCTTAGACTATATTTTAAAGAGTTTAATTGTTATGCATtatcaatgtatttttttatattatcaattaattaggaatcattataaatataaattttaaaatataatgattatataagttaacaaatttattatacatcatGATTTGATATTAGATAATAATGTATAACTCCTTTATATTACTAAtgcgtaatttttttttcaattagttTTAGCTGTCAGAAATCAATGATGTGTCTAATGGTTGTTAATGTCAGCAAATGACGTCAACAAAAAGATGTGTCacattagcaaaaaaaaatgtcatgttGGCAAAAATGTCTAATTATTATTGGACTAAAAACAATAAGAATTtagaaggactaaaataaaagtgacatatttacaagaaaaaaaaaagtatcaatGGGAATTGGATATAGCAAAAGGAGTTGGTCTCCACAACGTGATAAACAATATTTGAATCTCACTGAGAGAGGTGATCACATTTAGTGTCAGATCGTGTCACAAACATGATTACCTCTTTTATGTAAGATAAGTTATAgaatctattttaaatttttaagaattctatcataaaaacttGTTTGAGTTTAAATCTTATATGGTAGTGTAGGATTAGGACCTACTAAAAAAACTCAAACATATAATAATGTAAgatcaaacaaattattttacttctcaataccaactaaaaaaatataatgatgtaAGATCAATGGTAGAacctattttaagtttttaagacTTCTATCATAAAAACTTGTTTGAGTTTAAATCTTATATGGTAATGTAGGATTAGGACCTACTAATAATAAGATAAGAACCCATGGTTGGGTTCCCTTTGATTTTCCTATAATCATAGGACTACCAAGGGTCAACTTTGAGTCGTTATCCTTTTACCATAGTTTTAGATGTGCACATTGAGCATGTATATCCAAGAGCCAATCAATGCCACaatgcatttttttgttttgttttgtaaatgatGTGATTCTAATTCTAGGATCAAGTTTAGCAAGAGGTGCAAAAACTCCAGCTTAGAGTTATTTAAAACTTTGAGGAGAACGTATTTTGCCTCATCCAAAAAACTAGACAAATAAAGAGAGATGTGAATCATAGGATTTAAGCTTAAAATAAAAGCATCCTCTCAAGCTTACAAGATAATTTCATTGAATAGCTATAAAACCTGAGATGTTATGAAAATGAATGTTACCTAACGCAATGGTACCCCAGTGAGGCACTAATTTGACTGGTGATAGCAGGTTTTCCAACTTGTAATTTTGCAAAGAAGTTCTGAAAATGTTTTAGTTGATCAGGACTTGAaagttatatatacatatattaacaaatagattcctttattataatattacagTATcattcatgtttgttgtgtGGAAATTGTGGTATTCTTACTCAAATACTGAC comes from the Glycine soja cultivar W05 chromosome 6, ASM419377v2, whole genome shotgun sequence genome and includes:
- the LOC114417415 gene encoding cell number regulator 6-like; this encodes MEERKQSRYVKLTKDNVSLEDITPGELNQPIEVPQLAVHKCMECGQPLPESYTPPADEPWMTGIFGCTGDRENCLTGLFCPCVLFGRNVETLHEETPWTGPCVCHAIFVEGGIALATATAIFNGFIDPGTSFLIFEGLFFTWWMCGIYTGQVRQNLQKKYHLQNSPCDPCCVHCCMHWCALCQEHREMKGRLSDSIFSETTIVNAPPVQEMKSTDDKEHPETSSSANSNEHTGLELQVV